ATGCGTGGTTGGCTGAGGGGATGAACCGAAAAAAAAGCTAGGTCTGCTTTCACCGCAGAGCACGCAGAGATCGCAAAGGAAAAACCTGAATATTTCAAATTCTCTCTTTTTTCTCTGCGTCTTGAGCGAGCAAGGCGAGCGGGCGGTGAAAATATTAACAGGAGTTCTCCATGTGCCTTGGTATTCCCATGCAGATTCAGACCATCGACGGCGATCTGGCCGTGTGTGAAATTGACGGCGTGCAGCGCGAAGCCTCGCTGATGCTGCTTGCTGAGCCCGTGCAGGTGGGTGATTTCGTGCTGATTCATGCCGGTTTTGCCATCAGCAAGCTTGATGAAGAAGATGCACAGGCCACCATCGCCCTGTTCCGCGAGATTCTCGCCGAGGGCGGAGGGACCGAATGAAATACCTCGACGCCTTTCGCGACGGCGCGGTGGCGCGCAAGCTGGTGGAGAAACTGCATGCGCGCGTGGCTGACTACGCGGGCCAGATGACCTTTATGGAGGTGTGCGGCACCCACACCATGGCCATCTCCCAGCACGGCATCCGTTCGCTGCTGCCGGAGCAGATCCGCCTGATTTCCGGGCCGGGCTGCCCGGTGTGCGTGACTCCCGTGGATTATGTCGACCATGCCGTAGCCCTGGCGCGCCTGCCCGAAGTGATCATCGCCACCTTCGGCGACATGATCCGGGTGCCCGGATCGAGCAGCAGCCTGCAGCGCGAACAAGCGCGCGGCGCCGGCGTGCGCATTGTCTATTCGCCCCTGGATGCCCTGGCCCTGGCGCAGAAACACCCGGACAAAAAGATCGTATTTCTCGGCGTGGGCTTTGAAACCACCGCGCCGACCATCGCCGGGGCCGTTCTCACCGCCCAGCGCCAGGGGCTGAGCAATTTCTTTGTTCTCGGCGCCAACAAAACCATTCCCATCCCCATGGCGGTGCTCGCCTCGGATCCCGAACTGCAAGTCAGCGGCTACCTATGCCCGGCGCACGTCAGCGCCATCATCGGCCCCCAGGCCTATGCGCCGCTGGTCGCGCAGCAGAAAGTTCCCTGCGTCATCACCGGGTTTGAGCCTCTGGACATGCTGCAGGGCATCGACATGCTCGCGACCCAGGTGCTGGAAGGCCAACCACGCGTGGAAACTCAATACAGCCGCATCGTGCGCCCGGAGGGCAATCCTCAGGCCCGCGCCGTTCTCGAGCAGGTTTTCATCCCCTGCGACACACCCTGGCGCGGCATCGGCGTGATTCCCGGCAGCGGATTGTGTTTCCGCGAAGAATTCGCCGCCTTCGACGCCGCACGGCAGATCCCTGTGGATGTCGAAACACCCCGCGAGCATCCGGGCTGCCTGTGCGGCGAGATCCTCAAGGGCAAGGTCCGGCCCGCCGACTGCCCCCTGTTCCGCACCATCTGCACCCCGGAAGATCCCGTGGGTGCCTGCATGGTGTCGAGCGAGGGCACCTGCGCGGCGGAATACAAATACGGAATCTAATCAAACCTTTTCACCGCAGAGAGCGCAGAGGCCACAGAGAGCCCCAAACCAAGTTTTTTTCTCAGTGATCTCTGCGTCCTCTGCGGTGCAATCTTTTTGTTTTTCGGGGGTTAGGCTTTGAAATCCGACATCATCATCCTCGGCCACGGCAGCGGCGGCAAACTCAGTCATCAGTTGCTCGACGACGTGATCATTCCGCGCCTTTCGGGGCTTCCGCAGCGCG
This genomic stretch from Geoalkalibacter ferrihydriticus DSM 17813 harbors:
- the hypD gene encoding hydrogenase formation protein HypD; amino-acid sequence: MKYLDAFRDGAVARKLVEKLHARVADYAGQMTFMEVCGTHTMAISQHGIRSLLPEQIRLISGPGCPVCVTPVDYVDHAVALARLPEVIIATFGDMIRVPGSSSSLQREQARGAGVRIVYSPLDALALAQKHPDKKIVFLGVGFETTAPTIAGAVLTAQRQGLSNFFVLGANKTIPIPMAVLASDPELQVSGYLCPAHVSAIIGPQAYAPLVAQQKVPCVITGFEPLDMLQGIDMLATQVLEGQPRVETQYSRIVRPEGNPQARAVLEQVFIPCDTPWRGIGVIPGSGLCFREEFAAFDAARQIPVDVETPREHPGCLCGEILKGKVRPADCPLFRTICTPEDPVGACMVSSEGTCAAEYKYGI
- a CDS encoding HypC/HybG/HupF family hydrogenase formation chaperone — encoded protein: MCLGIPMQIQTIDGDLAVCEIDGVQREASLMLLAEPVQVGDFVLIHAGFAISKLDEEDAQATIALFREILAEGGGTE